The Candidatus Gracilibacteria bacterium genome segment TCCTACAGCTCATGGTGAAGATATTTTTAATATTCTTCAAGACAAAGCACTGACCTCATTTTTTATGGTTGCAAAATCTTTTTGACTCTTAGATTTTAGTGAAAATCAAATTAATACCTATGAAGAAGAAAACGAAATTAAAGTTTTAGATACTTCAGCAGCTCATGTTTCTGAGTCACTTTTTTCATGGCAAGAATGAGATGATAATGTATCTATTGAAGAACATGAAGAGGTGAGTATTTTGGATGAATATTATGATGATGAAAACCTCAGACTTGATAGACAAAAATTATGAAAATGATCTAAAAGAAGTCTAAGAATTCGAACTAAAACTAGTATCTCTTGAGAACATGAGACCTTCTATACTATTAAAAGAAAAATTGATGAATCTCAAACTAAGACAAAAAAATGAGAAATTGAATCTAGAAAATGTTTTGAAAAAGAATTTGAAGTCAATGACTCAATAATTTTTTGAGAATTCCTTTGAAATGTATGATTAAAGAAATCTCGAGAGAAATCTAAAAAAAGAAAATCTTATAGTATTTCTTTTATGTATAGAAAGAAGCTCGTACACGCAAAATTAGATATTGATAATTATGAAAATGGAATACCAGAATTTTTAGAAATTGAGTGTGATGATAATAATGCAATAAAATATATTATAAAGAAACTGAAACTTCAGAAGAAACAATTACTCACAGATGGTTCAAGATGATTGTTTGATCATTATTGATTAGATGATCAATATAAGAGATATTATAATGTAGATGGAAATTGAAGTGTTGAGTGGAATGATGGAAATGTTTGAAATATTAATGCTTCTCCTGCAATTAGACTCAGAGCATAAAAAAATAAAACCCACTTTTGGGTTTTATTTTTTTATAAAACTATGCTATAATTCAAACATATAATTATTACAAAAATACATGTTAGAAAAAGAAATAAAAATACTCGAAATAAACAAAGAAGAAATAGTATCGAAACTAGAGGCAATGTGAGCAAAAAAATCCTTTGAATGATTTATTCATGATATCTATTATGATTTTCCAGATGATGCTCCAAAGAATAAAATGGACGCAAATGGGAGAATGTTTCGTCTGAGACAAAAGTGAGAAGAACACATCTATACTATCAAAAATAAACGAAAAGAAATAAAGAAAAAAGAGTGAGTGGTAGCAAAAGATGAACACGAAACTCAAATATCTAATATTGAGAGCTTTGCAAAAGTTCTTGAGAAATATGGTATGGAAAAAACAAGAGAAAAGAAGAAACATAGAGTTTCTTACACACTTGAAAATATGGAGTTTGATTTTGATATGTATGAAGGGATTCCAGAGTTACTTGAAATAGAATGACCAGACGGTGTTACGATTCAAGGCTGGGTAGAAAAATTAGATCTCCAAGATTATGAACAAATGCTCGGGGGTTCACGTAAGATTTTTAAACATTATGGGATACCATATTTAAATATAGATTAAAAAAATACTCTTATTCTTGAGAGTATTTTTTTGTCCTAATTAATTTTATAAATCAAAAAACTCTCAATATGATTTGAGAGTTTTTTGATTATTATGCTGTTTGTTTTACTTGTTCAAGTGAAGTTTTCTTGAATTGAGAATTTACGGTTTCTTCTACATTTGTCATAGATTTTTGACGTTTCTTTTTTACAACTTCCATTCTAATTTCTTGTATTTTGTTGATAGTTGTTTGGAAATGAGACCATTTTTCAACGAGACCTGAGTATACAACTCAAAGAGAATATTTAGAACATGAACTTGCCCGTTTTATTCCGTGACCTTCGATGATTCCTAAACTTTTACAGTTATCAGAGAGTGATTTACTTTCGATGATTACTAAATTTTTAGTTTAATATCCTTGGCTTTTACGTTTCGAAGATCTTTTACTGAGATGTTGAAATCAATAGTGAGTCTCTCTTCTCCTGACTTACTCACGAGTGTGAGTCTATTGTATTTCGTTTGCATAGCGGGAGAGATATCTGGAGCTTTTTCACTATAGAGGCTTTGGAACACTCCTTCAAAAAATCTCTTTTTTCCTTTAGTCATAGTCCCATGTTCATCAGCAGGGAATTGGTATCGAAACTTTTTAGTGATACCATTTTCCTTTTGTTTGTATTCAAAAAATGCGAGATCTCCAGCGTCAGTATAGTGTCTCGTTCGAATTTTTGTTCGAGAAGGGACTTTATCTTGGTGTTGGTGGTAGAAGAGATAATCAGCTGTATCCATATATACGTTATCATAGAGGAAAACTCTTTTTCCATCAATTTCTAGTGATCGGAAATCTTCTGAAAGGTCTTCCAGAATATTGAGAAACTCTTTTTCAGTAAGTAGAAATTTTCTATCTATTCGTTTGAGATAACTTGCTGTAGCATTGAGTTCTGTTAAATTAATTGCAGAGAAACCAGAGAGTCTAGAGAGTAGTGCAGATCCCATATTTGTATTTTTGTTTTAAAAAATAATGTCACAGTAGAAGCAACTTTATTTTGAAGTACTTCTAGCTATATATAAATAGTAGCACAGAAAATTTTAAATGTGTAGTTAATTGTAAGATTTAAGTAAGAGAACATCTTGACGAATTTATTTTTTTTGTTATCTAAAAATAATTTTTAGTATTATGATATTAATGCATAAAAAAAAAGACTTTCTAAAATGAGAAAGTCTTTTAATCATAAAGATTATTTATAGAAAATATATGATAGTTGTATAACTTAAACCTGCAATTAAAGCTGAAGCAGGAAGCGTTATAATCCAAGCGAGAAGAATTTGTTTGAGTATAGATTTATCAACATATATTTTAGCATTCTTAGATTCTCGTTTTTGCCATTCTCTGAAAAATCAGATTCATAGTATTCAACCAATTGCTATATGAGTTGAACTTACTGGAAGCCCCAGAAGACTCGCAACGATAACGGTAACTGCTGCTGAGAGTGCTACACAAAACGCTCGAATTTGATTGAGTTTTGTTATTTCATTCCCAACGGTTCTAATAAGCTGTGAACCATAGATTCAAAGTCCAATTGCGAGTCAAAGTGCTCAGATTATCATGATCCATAATGGGATTCCAGCACTTGCTTCGATGGTTCCAGAACTTACTGCGTCGTATATAGCAGCAAATGGTCCAATAGCATTTGCTACATCATTCGCTCAATGAGCAAATGAGAGAAGTGCTGCTGAAAATACAAGTGGGAGGTTAAAAAGATGATTAATTGATTTTTTTGAATTTTTAAAGACACCAGAAAATTTAACCAATAGATTTCTCACTACAATATAACTCAGAAGTGCAGCTCCTAGTCCCATAGCAAATGCGTGAAGTTCAGAGAGATGTATAATTTGTTTAAGACCTTTTAAGAGTAGGTATGCAGTGAAACTCCCAGTCATAAGAGCAATATAAACAGGGACCCAAGTTTGAGCTGCGTCATGTCGAGACTCTTTTTTCATAATAGTTTTATCTATACTCCACAGTAGTAAGGCAGCAACTCCTCACCCTAGAACCGGTGATATTACCCAACTTGCAAGTATTTCAACTATTTTTTCCCAGTGAATCACATCAACCCCTAGAGCTACGATTCATGCACCTACAAGTCACCCTATAACAGAGTGTGTTGCTGAAACTGGTTTTTTAGTATAGGTTGCTATATTGATCCAAAGCGCCGATCAAAGAAGGGTAGCGAGCATAATACCTATATATACTTTTACATCTACTATTGCTGTAGAATCAATAAT includes the following:
- a CDS encoding CYTH domain-containing protein — translated: MFNTLIMALDTGPFGLFQGQDSDESTIIKDILSREGAQGIIRILSEDVVADVNLIISQYLQEHSGKESIATITSIGGEIKKVVEEIEKVLKGKIVGKYFRGTIKPSLSYRLYINWVLEKLQHSGFIPQNHNYKDVPTAHGEDIFNILQDKALTSFFMVAKSFGLLDFSENQINTYEEENEIKVLDTSAAHVSESLFSWQEGDDNVSIEEHEEVSILDEYYDDENLRLDRQKLGKGSKRSLRIRTKTSISGEHETFYTIKRKIDESQTKTKKGEIESRKCFEKEFEVNDSIIFGEFLGNVGLKKSREKSKKRKSYSISFMYRKKLVHAKLDIDNYENGIPEFLEIECDDNNAIKYIIKKLKLQKKQLLTDGSRGLFDHYGLDDQYKRYYNVDGNGSVEWNDGNVGNINASPAIRLRA
- a CDS encoding CYTH domain-containing protein — encoded protein: MLEKEIKILEINKEEIVSKLEAMGAKKSFEGFIHDIYYDFPDDAPKNKMDANGRMFRLRQKGEEHIYTIKNKRKEIKKKEGVVAKDEHETQISNIESFAKVLEKYGMEKTREKKKHRVSYTLENMEFDFDMYEGIPELLEIEGPDGVTIQGWVEKLDLQDYEQMLGGSRKIFKHYGIPYLNID
- a CDS encoding polyphosphate polymerase domain-containing protein — translated: MGSALLSRLSGFSAINLTELNATASYLKRIDRKFLLTEKEFLNILEDLSEDFRSLEIDGKRVFLYDNVYMDTADYLFYHQHQDKVPSRTKIRTRHYTDAGDLAFFEYKQKENGITKKFRYQFPADEHGTMTKGKKRFFEGVFQSLYSEKAPDISPAMQTKYNRLTLVSKSGEERLTIDFNISVKDLRNVKAKDIKLKI
- a CDS encoding inorganic phosphate transporter, coding for MTHKIEAFLDNLQAQSTLGKLLLPLLVLFGIIISVVFFSGSVVSLTVIIGATLAFYMALNIGANDVANNMGPAVGSKAITIGGAIILAGIFEAAGAIIAGGDVVQTIKGGIIDSTAIVDVKVYIGIMLATLLGSALWINIATYTKKPVSATHSVIGGLVGAGIVALGVDVIHWEKIVEILASWVISPVLGGGVAALLLWSIDKTIMKKESRHDAAQTWVPVYIALMTGSFTAYLLLKGLKQIIHLSELHAFAMGLGAALLSYIVVRNLLVKFSGVFKNSKKSINHLFNLPLVFSAALLSFAHGANDVANAIGPFAAIYDAVSSGTIEASAGIPLWIMIIGALGLAIGLGIYGSQLIRTVGNEITKLNQIRAFCVALSAAVTVIVASLLGLPVSSTHIAIGGILGIGFFREWQKRESKNAKIYVDKSILKQILLAWIITLPASALIAGLSYTTIIYFL